agcagcttttctctgCTTAGTTTTGTCCTTCAGGACATGTTTATATGACACTGCCCAGAGCAAGACTGAGAAACTCCCcgtcttttctttttctagccAGTAATTACTTTCTCAAAATGCCTGTGAGATGGAGCAACCTGGGTTTATAAGCGGAGAGCTACTGTGCAGAAGCCTAAAGAAAAAATACGAATCCATTTTGGAGTGTCAGCTGAGGTACTTAAACCCAAATGTCCTATTCAGGCTCCAGACTTTCTGACTTCAGTTGCAGCTATGAACAAACAGGGCTTGATCAAGTCATAGCTGAAGGTTTGCAGCTAAAGAATGAGGAACCTgtaaccagtgacaggacttgtGAGACTCATGGTTTGGTGACATAATTGGCATTATGCAAAACTTTTGTGGCAACTGCTTGCAGGTTGtaagattatattttttttctttctgcagttctCCCCTCTCACAGTACCCACCTTCTATTTTCTGCAAGAGGTAAGAAAGCAGAACCACAGGCATTTTACTCATCTTCAAGATCTGCTCAAGCCAGGAGCCCCATTTCTCCAGTACAACAAATGAGACATGAATCCTGTGGAAAAAATAGCATATGGCAATGTCATGAGAATAACTTCTACACTAACAAGTGTGGGCAAGAAGGGTATGGGGGAAGTCCCTAGTATTGGCATTTCCCAGCCTTTTGTACCAACTGTTGCAAACTTAGCAATTCCTGAATGTAGATTTCTAGAcatcagccaaaaaaaaaggaaaaagcaaagtaaGACCCATCAGCCTCAGCATACTTCACAAGTTCTTATATTGCAAGTCTTCTTGCACAGCCAGCCCCTTGCTTCTACTCCACCTCCCACCTTGTTGGATTTCACTACAATTATCCTTTCCTCCCAAAAGCTTCCCTAAGTGTTCAGTCTCCTTATTCGAGCCTATATGCTGAATTCCCCTGAATTATCCTTGCCCCTCCAATCCCCAGTGGGCCTAGCAGTATGCTAGACTGAGGCATCAGTATGCTCACTGCAGTGAGGAGCAGTGATTGATGGAAGAGCCCTCTTCAACATGTGCAGGACAGGACATATCCTTTATAAAGAATTTAGCCACCAAGCTCTAGGACTTTACCCAGGTTGTGTGGCCTGTATCCTTCAAAAGTTTGTCATTTTCCCAGTGGTTCTATCCCACGGACAGCAAAGGGAACATTTCAAACACCCAAGTGACTTTACCTTCTCACTGAGTTTTAAATCCTTCATCCCTTGCTAGAGACCAGCGTAGCAGaacaagatttctttttccatcaagGGCACAACACAACCTAAGTAACTTTACTTAAGGGTATTCTCAGAAATCACATAACCATTTTAGCTCTTAGATACAGTCAGCAAAATTAGAAGTAATCAGAGGTTTataaagaaagcatttcagaaacCTAATTGCACCTGGCAGTATCAGCACTACAGCCTGTAAAGTTAATACCTCAGCCAAATACCCTAAACTGCTTGTAAGCTCCTCCAAGTTGAAGATGGGGTGATCTGCCCTTGCAGAACTCACCTCAAGTAACAGATgctaaacaaagcaaaactcaGGTAACTGCATGGAAGTCCAGGTTCCCTGACACTCTGCCCTCTCAGGTGGAGCAGAGACTCCACTAGATCTTTCTGTACCTTTAGCTCAAGTGAAATGCCTAGCAGCCTTAGTGTGTTTCAGAATAATACTTTACAAGGAAAGGCCTCAAATACATGTTAAAGTTTCATATGGCAAATCAAAGTACTGCTCGCAGTCTGGAGCATTAGGTTGCTCCGGACTGCAAACACACCCCATATGATTTGTGTGccagggaaaaattaaaataatgcatcAAAACAAGCTCTTGACAGTATTCCATGTACCCTGTGTTAGCTCTAAGCACTGGCAGCCTACATGCTAAGTTCACTCTGCATGATTGAACCCAGAGGTTACAATTCTCTTTTAAAGGTATCTGCTGATAATAAAaccataaatattttagttcTGCTCTGTCTCCTACAGgaacttttcaccttttctAAACACGTTACAAATACCTTCAGTACTTTGCCTCATAGCAAAAGTTTTGTTTGTAGGGCTCAGTCATCAATAAAGCTTATTTGGTATGATATTCCCTCAGCAATAGCTTCATGTCTGACAAcggcagctccctgctgcaaaAAAGtgctctttttctcctcttcagggACACGAAAGAGGAGGTGGACTGAAGATTCATGATTCATTTTCCAGAGGAGATACCTGTTTGAATGGGAtcagcagagcctgcagcagtGATGCCTTGCAGAGGTCCTTCTGAGCAATGACATCTCTGTGCACTGTGCCATGCTGACAGTCAAGTCACTCAGGCCATTTAGAGATGGGATTTCTGGATTTGGAGTCTGGTTGCACCATGCTGTCTAACCTCTCCCTTGGATTAGGAGGGAAAGAGGCCAGGGATCCCAAAGACTTTAAATGAAGAATTTACTCCATGAGACTCTTTACCTCCCCTCTAGTTCTCTACCAAGTCACTTCTGTTCGTATCAAACATCAACTCAAACATGGACAGGGGAAACACCATAAGCTTTCCACAGGAACCATAAACTTTCCACTAAAGAAAATGTCAGGGAATTGTCACTGTGCTCTTGGCTTCTTTCAAAATTTGACATTTCTTTCACCATCTCCAAACATGATTAAGAAGtgctaaagaagaaaagaagacaacATCTCCCCAGATATATAACCCATGTCACGGCATACAAGACTGAGCTGAATGTATGTGGCTGTGCAAGATTGGCCCCACTTGCCTCTGTGGATCCTTCTCCTCCCAGTCAGATCACCCAGCATTCAggcaccagccctgctgtgctgtcctCGCAGCCACAGCTCACTGGACTGAGAGAAGACATGTGACCTGAGGatagctgggagctgggattgtcAGGGGAGACCATCTTGCTCTCTacaagtacctgaaaggaggttggtctcttctcccatgtaacaagtgacagaacaagagaaaatggcctcaaggtgtgacaggaaaaaaaattcttcactgaaagggttgtcaagctctggaacaggctgcccagggaagtggtagggttaccatccctggaagtatttaaaatccGCGTAGCTGTGGCACTCacagacatggtttagtgatgacCTGGCAGTGTTACtttaatggttggactccatgaccTTAGAGGTCTTCTCCAGCCTAAACAAGTCTACAAAGTCAAGGTCTCTGCTGCTTGAAcaggcagtggcagagcagcCTGTTATTATTTTGCTCTCTTTGTATATACCAAAATGACAACACACAGCCTCAGGGTAAGAAACCTCCTCCTattttccagcctcagctggCTCCTGGCCAACTCAAACTGGTTTGTCTTTGTGACTGCATTGTCTTCTGGCTTGCCTCCTTCTCTGGATGTGAGATTCTCTCACTACTTCATTTGTCCCAGTACAGGTTTAGACACCTATTATACCCCCCTCTCCTTTCTCAGGCTGAACAAGTTGTGGTCGTTCTGCTcaaacaccagcagctctgcaactCTGCCAGCTCCCCAGAGTCACAGCTGATGAGAACTGGAAATGGGGTCAAGGCAAGGCCTCTCCACAGCCTTGGTCACCGTACTAATTTTTATTGGCCACTACTGGAAATACTTACCTGGATGCATGCAGAATCAGGTGGTAGCTTTCTCACAGCCATGTTACACTGCTGGCTTGTAGTTCTTCATCAAAGCCTTCACACTGTCCTTCCGGTGTACCCACAGTCAAATTACACATTTTCCAATGCAAAGTGCTCAAACGGTTTCAACTagaagctgcagaaaagagTTCCCAAAATAATAGAGGTATGAAATTTCTGCCAACTCTACTTTAGAACAGGAGAGGAGTACACAAGACAAATCTACCATGCTGTATTTTAAGACCCAAATCCACAAGTAAGAGGATTACAATAAAAAAGCATCGCTATCtaatgaagttatttttctctgactGGCATGCAATCACATGACAGATCCTTACATGGAGATAGAAGTAATGCACCTAAGTTGTTTTCCATCAGAATGGCATTTCCAATGATCTATTAAGTCAACTctaaacccacaaaaaccaaTTATAATTTACTGCAGTACCTTGCTGTCACACAGAGATGGATCTAAACAGTGTTCTAAGATTAAAACCTGATAAAAACACTGTTATTACTGGTCATCTTCCAGAAAAGTAAAATCATGTTTATACTCTCCAGTAGACAAGAGAATTAAGGAACACACTGTTACTGctcagaaaggaaggaaataacaCCTTTGCTCCATCTTTGCTATGCAGTACTGTAACTTGATGGAACAAAGGTCTCACCTGTAAGAATCTTTCCTGATTCTATCAGAGAAGAGCAAGTGTGTGCAAGCATGCAGCTGAGACACTGAGAAACCCAGCTAAACTACACAGCATGCTTCCCATAAGGCCAAGAACCTATGTCCTAAAAGCTGTCAAACATGAGTATACAAGAAGGAGCAAAAGGTTTGGAACTGTGAAAGGGGGTGTGGAAGCCCCTTCCtcatgctgcttctttctttcctgctgtaACACTGTTCCTAATCCCTTCCCTCTTACACATTTCTAAATCTGTAGCTTTAACCACAAATACGTACCCTAGCAGGTTTTACAGCAAAGAACTAGACTGAAAAGATAATAAAAGGAAGCAGATGCTGTAGATGGAAGCAGCATACAAATAAAGGTCTGCTTTGGAGTCCTGTTCTCTCCAGAGTATTTGCTGACTCCTCTTGCTCACTGCCTTTTCACAAGTGCCACAGCATTGCAGAGAACagtcagaaatgaaagaaactgAGCAAGAGCAGAGTTGACTCTTACTCTACAAAATACATACAGAAGAATGAAAGCAAAGTAAGTGGATCCAAAGTGAAGCTTTGTGGTATGGCAGACTTCAGATTTTACTTGCTGTAAAACCTTACTCAAAACATAAGAACAAAGAAGCCAAATACAGAACAGTGATCATTTTTCTGTAAGTGAATTTCTGCCCAACACATGAAACATCTAAGAAGTAACCCATGCAATCTTAATGTTTCAGTCACCACAAGTTCATTCATGATTGATAAAAACTCCCCTGTATTTTTCTTGAGTTTCTCAAAATTACAGAGAACATTTTGTATTTCCTACAGCCTCTTCCACCCTTCTGACAAGAGAAGAATGATGTATCCTAATGCGGTGTATTGTCCAAAGACCTCTCAggacacaggaaagaaaactgaataaagcagaaaggctgcagagaagaggaaaaaaggatgttcaaaagaaaatgttcctaTTTCTTAAATCACAGCAGGTGCATAACACTTGGTTGTTTAGAGAGCTAATTATCCCACAAGAGCTTTTTCTACTTGTATGCTTCCAGTATAGCTATGCATTTTTCCTAGATGAGATCCACTTACTTAGGCACAATTGGGAGCTTTGGCTAGCTTCTCAGTATTAAATCACTTTGCAGACCACCTACAGGATGCTCTATGATTGTGGTTTACCCTCCCATTTGCAGATTTGCTTTGGTCCTGCAAACTgctcagaaattatttgtaCACATCCAGGGCAGTCGGCATGTTTCTGTTAAGAGTGGGTACTGCATTTCCAGGGGTGCAGccttcagaattattttttcattacttccttcccaccttttttttttctttcctcctttctgtgaTTTCAAACAGACACCCACAGTAGATGCTTCACACTTTTCAGCCTGCCATGTGCATGCTGTCCCATCACCATCTGCTCCTCTGGCATGCACATACATGCTACGGGGAGCACGCTTGCTCCCCTGACACCTCCCAGAAAGCTTCGGCAACTCTCCTTCAACATCTCCAGGGGCCTTAAAAATACCACCTATGGCTCTTTTCAGCATTGCTCTCACAGACTTTGTCTTGCTTGGGCTTACCAGTCTGGAATATCTAACAGGACAGCTCCTTTTTGTGACTCAAAGCAAAcacacatctttttttcccattcactCCTGCCTGGATTAAAAGGGGAAATGATGATTTTACAGCAGGAAGACCCAAACAGCACCATTTTCGTGCTTACACCAGCCAGTTGTCATCAGCTGCATGGCTGCAGGCTTAATACTGCTCTCTTCATAAGGGAAATGTCTCCTGCTGCATAGCAAAACAGGCTGCAGGCCTTTCAAAGCTGCTCTGGTGGCGAGATGAGTCACCTCAGGCTACTGCCACACACAGGAAACCAAGCTGACAGCTCAGCTGCACACAATTGcattaaaagcacaaaaatagaGATTTATACAAGGCAGCACCAAAGCTGGCTGCACACATCAGTGTGAGCCGAAGAGCCTCCAGGAGGGAGGCACTCTGCTCACCAGCCCAAGCACCTGCAAGGCTTTGCTGCTAATAGGATCATTTCCTTCTAAAACCTTCCCCAtggcagcagcccaggaacACGCACAGCTAAGTTAGGCTGAAAGGGAATTTTCCACCACCCACAAGCCTCTTTCTACCTCGCATAAATCTTCTCAAGCATAGGCCACACCAGCCTCTGCATATGACATGTAACAAGTAATTGGACACGATAAATCTCCAGGAACCAACTCCTATGTCAAGTTTCCTTTACACCCTCACATTTCAAATAAGCACATGTTGACTTTACACCTCCTTCCAGGTCCCTTCATGTTGCTATAACAATAGGATGGGGGCTTAGCATAAATCACTACACGGCCATTAAGCAGAAAGATcattccctctctctctctctgtcaaTTAAGCGATATCAGATACAGGCAGATACACTGACAAGAAGACATCCTTTTTCATCTGAGAAAATAAGCTTAAGCAATTCCTATATAATCATTCTTTTTCCCAGCAAGCTTTCTGGAGCACAGATAAGATCAAAGGCTGCTTTCCCAGCCAACAAAGTTATTAACACCTCAAGGAAAAAGTGATGTTACACAAAAGCCAGAGCCGTCTGATGGCTTCCTTAATCTGAGGATGGAGACAcgtggagcagcagggagcctAACCCCAGTACAAACAGGGCAGCATCTGCGCATGAATCAGAAAACAACACGCTTTTTGGGGAAGAATACATATTTTCAAGACATTTTCTTTGACAGAACAGtgcccaaaataaaaaaaatgcacatgtatttttaactaCAGAAAAACATCTTCATGGCACGCAATCAGAAAGCACAGCAGACAATGCGCTGCCTGCTGAAGTTAAGAGGAAAGGAGATAGGTTTTACCGTAAAGTTGTTTCACAAGCAAGTGAATTCTGAATCCATTTTCACAAGACAAACCCTCTTACCCCCAAGATCTCAAAAAATCCAGTCAGCTCAATTTTATTACGAACATGAAGATAACAGACCCATggaatacattttaatttaatttttgtctttgttagCTGGGAAAAGAGGCCAAACTGTAGGGAGTACTAGGGAAGGGAGTCCATTAGAAACTAGGAGCTCCATACAAGCAGATACAGTAAAACTGTTCCCTGTCTTTACTTTCGCTAAAGCCAACATACAGCATGGACTCTGATGTACAAAGAATGTTTTTCCTcctattttcaagaaaattactTCAACTCACTACCCCTTGACTTTCCTTTGTAAAATGTGGCTAGAATGGGCCAAAGGATTCAAAAGCTGCTGAGGAGAGACaacaaaaagagacagagatgTACAAAGTAAGGACATGAATTTGTTTCCTGAAGCTGTAACAATaataagaaaggagaaagaataaTCTGGGCCAGCAGTTCCAAAAATATGACATAAGTATCATCTGCAGTTTGAAAGCGGTATGCAAATGACATCTGAACAGCCAAACTATGTTTGTGCATGCCACTGAGACTACATTTGTAAAAGCCTTGTGCAGAGTACAATCAAGCTAAAACAAACCACAAGCATTTAATTCATCATAACTAGCATAGCAAGAGCCTCCTCCCTAACACAGCACACTCTGACCCTCCTACCTGCACTACACCAATTTAAGGAGAGCCCTACCACACCTTGCCAGTGACCATCACGGTATCTAAGGCTCTTCAAGAGACATGCCAAAATTGCATCATTGTTACTTCAGCCatgtaaggaaagaaaacctccactcttctagaaagaaaatatagcTCAGAAACATGGAACTGAAAGGAGAAACATTGCATTTGAATTGAAGAAATGGTAGCATGCATTCCAGTTCCAGCCTGAAAAGCCTGGGAACATGGACATGGGAGAGGATTATGCATCTCTGCCTAGGTCAGTCCATAGCTCTATTCACAGATGCCCAAGAGAAATCAATGCAGAGAAAGCtatcagaaaaaattattattacttaaTATTTATGCAGCACTTTCCACCTGGCAATTTTTAGGCAAGCAATACATTAAGTAATttaccaagaaaaagaaaaacatacattGGCCTTCTTTGTGATCCGTAGCTCGtgctttcagaggaaaacaattcTACTTTATTAAACTTTAAGGCCTGAATTTACTACACATGATTCactgttacattttaaattggTAGCGAGGTAATCAATCAGGTTATTAGCTCCAAAATGCATTTAACAGTGCATTTTGATAAGTTCCCATATtaagaaaaccacagaaaaagcTGGAGCTGTTAACATCTTTTTTATCATTGGTTAAGAACAAGTTAGGGCACTGTAATTGTTgctaaaaaaatcaaagcaaaccAACCTGAAAAATATCCCACCTTACAACTTTGCCACCCTGGATTATTCTCTTGTCAATGATGCCCAGTTAGTGATTCTCCCTTATTTCAATTCATCTGTTGAGATCCTTCTGAAATCATTTCCAGCTACAACAGGGCTTCCTTTTTGTGGGTAGCAGCACATGTCAGCTTGGCACAGCTTTCCTTTTACACAAATGCAAGATGCTTCCTTGTGTTAATACAGAAAGCTATCAAAAACATACAGTGGCTGGATTTAAAAGCAGATTCCATAGCACTGGCTGTCATTAGCATTTCTAGCCAGCAACattatctgaaaataaatcttttggggctatgatttaaaaaatactgttcaCATGCTCACTGCCAACAGAGCAATTCCTGTATTTCAGATATTTGGTCCATCTCTCCTCTATGGCCTGTGGGATGAAGTGGCAGCACACTGATTTTTATTGCTGGTGAACTCAGACAAGAGACTGCTCTTTATAAGACACAATACAAGCACAAGCAACTATGATGGCTGCATCCACTCAATtcagatctctttttttttttttaatgcataaaatGGGTACATGAATTTAGGTGACATTCAAACCTTTGGCAAATAGCCAATCCACCACATCAGTAACATAAATATTGGTCATTTTTGACTTGGGATACCATGGCATGAATCACTGAAAAAATCAGGGACTCATCTtgtctccttctctcctttAGCAGTAGGGAGATGAATTTCCAGAGGGGGATAAACTTTTTGTTCTCTGAGGTACTCAACTGAGCAAGGCTGGATACAAGAAAAAGGTGGATCGTTAACCCAAGTAAGCAGCTCTTTAATATGACATCTTGCTTTTGTAACTTCTTTATTAATCTTAACTGTTAGAAGACAAGTTAAATTGCGTGAGAGCATCTTGTGATTATTATATGTGCTCCCACAGATACAACTGatactttaaattaattttccttaaagTTTCCTTAGcagttttgtatttcttctaTGCTCTGCTTGCAGCTGGTATTCCCACATAACTTACATAGCCAGGAGTCAAATAATCTCTTGAAAATCAAAAGTAGAACTATGAGGCTCAATACATCAGTAGTAAATACAGTAAACACTTGACAAAAATACAGACACAACTGGGGTGTGGAACCAGTTCATTTTCTTACATCTCTAAAAGCTTCTGTCTAATTAGGTTCATTTTTTGACAAACAAGAATGGGATTAGATCAGCATTATTGTTATTATAGCAGTCACATGACAGAACCTAGATGGTTATATTTGTCAAGCATTTGATCAATTTCTAGTCCTGTACTGGCCTCTCCTTAACAAAGCTCATGGGAGACTACATGACTTTCTCATGAGCAGGAATCATCATGTTTACCCACATGTCAGGGTTAACCCACAGTGGAATCGCCATCTTTATAAATACTTCACAACATTTCAAAAATGGCCTTCTGtctgggaggagaggaagatcATAGCCCATTtgttctccctcttttttcttggagggaaaaggggagaagtcaaattctgtatttcagataACAGAGACATAATTCCTAACAAATTGCAATGTCATGTACTGAAAACGTGGTCAGGAAACAACAACTATAAGCCCCTACTTGTTCATAGgacaaatatttcactgaaaggTGGAGCAACATCAAAAAGCTAGAAAACAAATGGTCATTCTCAGCTCTGTCAGAGTTGCAGCTGGTATTCACGCAGGTTTAGATTAATCCATGAGACACTTTCTCATATCTCATCCCAGGTGTCAGTTAAGCAAGAAATCAGGCTCACGATAACCAAAGAGTTTAAAATCGCCTTCAAATCGTGCATAGAGGCGTCTTATGTCTCTCTTGCTAATTCCTGAAAAATACCGCTCTACTTTTGTTCTGTTGTACACTGTTATGCCTGGTGGGATGGTGGGGTATGACACCAAGTGGTCTATGCCAGCTGCTTTCAAGATATATGGAGCATCGTCCTCCAGGGTCTCGTGGTGTCCAATCACACTGTATGTGATTTCACAGGGAGCACAAAGTTCCACATATGTTACCCAGTGAATGATGTGGTCACCAAACTGAACATCCAGCCATCGGTGATTCGGGTCACCCAGGTAGCGCACAAAATCCTCAAACTGCAGCCCTTTGGTCTCTGTGCGATTCTTTCTGTATTTACGAATGATGCCAGGAGCAATTTCATGCCGGTACCAAGGTTCGAACCGAGGATTGTGCACAAACTTGtctttaaatgcagaaataagTCTTTCAAATGGATCTCTAACAATAAAAAACTTGAAGTATAAATTCAGTctaaacagaggaagaaaaaaaattaaagaattaaggAAAGTGTTTAGcacatactttaaaaatgtacatAAACTCTGAACACAGCCACAGCAATGTGAATCTCAGAGCACTTGCATAGTCTACCAGTATTATAATCAATAGGACCAGAAATACCATTTCTGTCTTCTTACTAGCAGTTTTTGCATACAGGACAAAGAGGAAATAGTTTACCCCAGTTTCTACATTTTTTCCAAACTGGAGGAGTTTAGTTTATCTCAATCCATATAAACAGGAGACGAAAGATGCAGAGAACTCCAAGTCAAAGACATATGTTATGCCATGTGATCGAgctcaaaaagcaaaatacataaGGGCATGGGGAAAAGTGCATTGCTGAAGCTAAATGCATACAGAAGGCTGCATTTTTCACTGGCAGGCAGTTAGATAAATTGCTgcttaagtttaaaaaaaaaaaaagtattttatttgatGTTTTGTCATGTTTTCAATAACGGCTGAGAACACTATTGAGACCACATGTTTCAACAGTGAAACATGTGACCACAGTTTTCAAATGAATTTCACGTATTACTGTGATACTGTAATATGTAATATTCTGTAGTCAGATTATCTGTAGGAGAAGTAAATTGAAAACAAAGCTTATTTCAATAAATAACTAAGAAAAGAGATTGAGAGCCCAATCCTCACTGAAATAAGGATGGACTGGATGTGGATGGACTCTTTTCAGCCTCTAGAGCACTTGAATCATACTTCAGATTCTCCCGACTTACTCCTAGCCAGGCAGGGCTAGATAGAGGTCAGCAAACTACATCAACAGATCCATACCATCCTGCTTTCCATACCTAAAACTCTGGTAATTTCATGTTACACACCTGCAGCATAGCTTCCATGctgagcagagaatgcagcaacCCAAGCAATAGTGGCATTCAATTTCATATCCTAACTAGGGCGCACTCCTAGGTGAACAGTGTTCAGGGCTGCACTCAGGGAGGGAGAACAGATCCCCTTTCTCAAGAAAACAGTGACAATACTTTGCTTTGCACAGTATCAATCCAATCAACTGACCCCAATTCtacaggcagagctgtgatAAATGTCCTTGTGCCACTGCATGCAACAAAAAACCCTGGGCTGAGCTCTACTGACATCTGACACATGTATAAGGGGTTGAGTCTTCAGAATGGCATAATGCACACAAACCCCATGCAGGCACACGCTTACACGTGTTCACTGTCATCTTATGTCCTGTTCTGTCCATGTTGCCACCCCTTACAGGGATTATATATGGCACAGGCT
This Corvus moneduloides isolate bCorMon1 chromosome 2, bCorMon1.pri, whole genome shotgun sequence DNA region includes the following protein-coding sequences:
- the CHST10 gene encoding carbohydrate sulfotransferase 10; amino-acid sequence: MHHQWLLLAACFWVIFMFMVASKFITLTFKDPDGYGAKQEPLILTAVTKVEEVHVPEEKHWPEEFQPTGKAFSGSLIRQPLVHMERLELLRNVCRDTALRDLSHTAVSKFVLDRIFVCDKHKILFCQTPKVGNTQWKKVLIVLNGAFSSIEEIPENIVHDHEKNGLPRLSSFSDSEIKKRLNLYFKFFIVRDPFERLISAFKDKFVHNPRFEPWYRHEIAPGIIRKYRKNRTETKGLQFEDFVRYLGDPNHRWLDVQFGDHIIHWVTYVELCAPCEITYSVIGHHETLEDDAPYILKAAGIDHLVSYPTIPPGITVYNRTKVERYFSGISKRDIRRLYARFEGDFKLFGYREPDFLLN